GCCGACCGTAACAACGCGGTTTTCTATCACTTCCCCGGCACCATTGAGAGTTACACAGATGAAATACTCCTGTTTTTTACCCTTCAGATAGTCCACAAGAGGCAGGACATCATGCGGCTTTGATATCTTAACTGCATCACGCGGCATGTAGCGCCTTGCAAGTTCAAAAGAGGCAACTATCTGGGATGCCTTTGAAGCGCCCACACCGTCAACGGAGAGGAGGGATTCATAACCGGGATTTCCCTTAGCATCGTTAAGAATTTTTTCAATCTCAGAAGCTACCTGCAAAACATCCCGTCCGGGCATGCCGCTGCCGATTATTGCCGCGATAAGTTCCCT
The sequence above is a segment of the Methanoplanus limicola DSM 2279 genome. Coding sequences within it:
- the radC gene encoding RadC family protein yields the protein MKAIRDTYERDRPREKIACKGVECLKNRELIAAIIGSGMPGRDVLQVASEIEKILNDAKGNPGYESLLSVDGVGASKASQIVASFELARRYMPRDAVKISKPHDVLPLVDYLKGKKQEYFICVTLNGAGEVIENRVVTVGTLNHSPVHPREVFADAISDRAASVILIHNHPSGNPEPSADDIAVTERLLKSAEIVGIGILDHIIIAKNGLVSLRERGYI